One genomic window of Polyangium aurulentum includes the following:
- a CDS encoding acyl-CoA dehydrogenase family protein, producing MVDFSVSEEHKALIETARRFTKERIIPIAAECDRDSRFPMDVFREAWEIGLINPTVPAEYGGSGFGEYENTLITEELAYGCTGIQTSMLANGLALTPIKLAGTEEQKKKYLGLLTSEPVMASYATSEPDAGSDVAGLKTRFEQHGDDYVLNGQKCWITNASFARFYVIFATSNAEARHKGIAAFIVDRDTPGLRVGKHEDKLGQRASDTAQVFLEDVKVPKANLLAPEGKGFKLAMETFNQTRPDIAAGATGLMRRCVDECVAYAKERKTFGVPIASHQLIQWMIAEMAIRVEATRLLYQKAAWNLDNGVRDPIVSSFSKAYGADSAMQTAVDAVQVFGGNGFVKEYPVEKLMRDAKVLQIYEGTSQIQRLVIAKQLLGG from the coding sequence GTGGTCGATTTCTCCGTGTCCGAGGAGCACAAGGCCCTCATCGAGACCGCCCGCCGGTTCACCAAGGAACGCATCATCCCCATCGCGGCCGAGTGCGACAGAGACTCGCGCTTCCCGATGGATGTCTTCCGCGAAGCCTGGGAGATCGGCCTCATCAACCCCACCGTCCCCGCCGAGTACGGCGGCTCCGGCTTCGGCGAGTACGAGAACACGCTCATCACCGAAGAGCTCGCCTACGGCTGCACCGGCATCCAGACGAGCATGCTCGCGAACGGCCTCGCCTTGACGCCCATCAAGCTCGCCGGCACCGAGGAGCAGAAGAAAAAGTACCTCGGCCTGCTCACCTCCGAGCCCGTGATGGCCAGCTACGCGACCAGCGAGCCCGACGCCGGCAGCGACGTCGCAGGCCTCAAGACGCGCTTCGAGCAGCACGGCGACGACTACGTGCTGAACGGGCAGAAGTGCTGGATCACGAACGCGAGCTTCGCGCGCTTCTACGTGATCTTCGCGACGAGCAACGCGGAGGCGCGGCACAAGGGCATCGCGGCCTTCATCGTCGACCGCGACACGCCGGGGCTGCGCGTGGGCAAGCACGAGGACAAGCTCGGCCAGCGCGCGAGCGACACGGCGCAGGTCTTCCTCGAGGACGTGAAGGTCCCGAAGGCGAACCTGCTCGCCCCCGAAGGCAAGGGCTTCAAGCTGGCGATGGAGACGTTCAACCAGACGCGCCCCGACATCGCCGCCGGCGCGACGGGCCTGATGCGCCGCTGCGTCGACGAGTGCGTCGCCTACGCGAAGGAGCGCAAGACGTTCGGCGTGCCCATCGCGAGCCACCAGCTCATCCAGTGGATGATCGCCGAGATGGCCATCCGCGTGGAGGCCACGCGCCTGCTCTACCAGAAGGCCGCCTGGAACCTCGACAACGGCGTGCGCGACCCCATCGTCTCGAGCTTCTCCAAGGCCTACGGCGCCGACAGCGCGATGCAGACCGCCGTCGACGCAGTCCAGGTCTTCGGCGGCAACGGCTTCGTGAAGGAGTACCCCGTCGAGAAGCTCATGCGCGACGCCAAGGTCCTGCAGATCTACGAAGGCACCAGCCAGATCCAGCGCCTCGTCATCGCCAAGCAGCTTCTCGGGGGCTAG
- a CDS encoding AMIN domain-containing protein → MRPHLPAALAALLAAPLAHADEPVAKAKPAAAAQASAQKKAAPKAKKKARKAKREINGPVATFPGFRILEDGSTRVYVEISDRVPVAEHKAEGRIAYRIQGAAVPTRNNLRALDTQFFDTPVARVQLVEDEEDVDLVIELKQPAQPSHRLVDSEGGVVLQVDFPARAGSTAKSKSAQPGGAR, encoded by the coding sequence ATGCGCCCCCACCTTCCTGCCGCCCTCGCTGCGCTGCTCGCGGCTCCGCTCGCCCATGCGGACGAGCCTGTCGCGAAGGCAAAGCCTGCCGCCGCGGCCCAGGCGTCCGCGCAGAAAAAGGCCGCCCCGAAGGCCAAGAAGAAGGCGCGCAAGGCGAAGCGCGAGATCAACGGGCCGGTCGCGACGTTTCCGGGGTTTCGCATCCTCGAGGACGGCTCGACGCGCGTGTATGTCGAGATCAGCGACAGGGTCCCCGTCGCCGAGCACAAGGCCGAGGGGCGCATCGCTTACCGCATCCAAGGCGCCGCCGTTCCCACACGGAACAACCTGCGGGCGCTCGATACCCAGTTCTTCGATACCCCCGTCGCGCGCGTGCAGCTCGTCGAGGACGAAGAGGACGTCGACCTCGTCATCGAGCTCAAGCAGCCCGCCCAGCCCTCCCACCGCCTCGTCGACAGTGAGGGCGGCGTCGTGCTCCAGGTCGACTTTCCCGCGCGGGCCGGCAGCACCGCCAAGAGCAAGAGCGCGCAGCCCGGCGGGGCGCGCTGA
- a CDS encoding sigma-54-dependent transcriptional regulator: MSGADAATSTSERPSSRGAESASTPPKARVLVVDDEPALRRSLARVLMAEGFDVLTAEDGAAGLSLLATTRVDVILLDVMMPGLGGVEVLGRVKEQHPEVEVVMMTAFGDIDTAVAAVRAGAYNFLTKPFGHTEAVVLALSQAVEHKRLVDRTRALEQRLVEHERFGELIGRSPRMQDVYRVALGAAPTTSTVLILGENGTGKELVARAIHQHSLRGDRPLRAINCGAIPDTLVETELFGSVRGAFTGAMDRPGLFELADKGTVFLDEIGDLPLAAQAKLLRALAEGEVKRVGAMEPKTVDVRVIAATNVDLKERIGSGRFREDLYYRLAVIPVHLPPLRQRKEDIPLLAYHFLHKYARRSGREIKRIGVEALRLLREQPWPGNVRQLENAIEHAVVMARGDSIMPGDLPFGREDASSAEEGTGSAGMIGGIDDALADLPYAEAKDRAGLAFDGAYVERLMKRTGGNVSEAARQAGMDRSNFRRLLKKVRGAGKKDEPEPEE; encoded by the coding sequence ATGAGCGGCGCGGACGCAGCCACGAGCACCTCGGAGCGGCCGAGCTCGCGCGGCGCCGAGAGCGCATCGACCCCGCCGAAGGCGCGCGTCCTCGTGGTCGACGACGAGCCCGCGCTGCGCCGGAGCCTCGCGCGCGTGCTCATGGCCGAGGGCTTCGACGTGCTCACGGCCGAGGACGGCGCGGCGGGCCTGTCGCTCCTCGCCACCACGCGCGTCGACGTGATCCTGCTCGACGTGATGATGCCGGGCCTCGGCGGGGTGGAGGTGCTCGGGCGCGTCAAGGAGCAGCACCCCGAGGTCGAGGTCGTGATGATGACGGCCTTCGGCGACATCGACACCGCCGTCGCCGCCGTCCGCGCCGGCGCCTACAACTTCCTGACAAAACCCTTCGGCCACACCGAGGCCGTGGTGCTCGCGCTCTCGCAGGCCGTCGAGCACAAGCGCCTCGTCGACCGCACGCGCGCGCTCGAGCAGCGCCTCGTCGAGCACGAGCGCTTCGGCGAGCTCATCGGCCGCTCGCCGCGCATGCAGGACGTCTATCGCGTCGCCCTCGGCGCGGCGCCCACCACCTCGACGGTGCTCATCCTCGGCGAGAACGGCACGGGCAAGGAGCTGGTGGCCCGCGCGATCCACCAGCACAGCCTGCGCGGCGACAGGCCCCTGCGCGCCATCAACTGCGGCGCCATCCCCGACACCCTGGTCGAGACCGAGCTCTTCGGCAGCGTGCGCGGCGCCTTCACCGGCGCGATGGATCGACCGGGCCTGTTCGAGCTGGCCGACAAGGGCACGGTGTTCCTCGACGAGATCGGCGATCTGCCGCTCGCGGCGCAGGCGAAGCTCCTGCGCGCGCTCGCCGAGGGCGAGGTGAAGCGGGTGGGCGCGATGGAGCCGAAGACCGTCGACGTGCGCGTCATCGCCGCGACGAACGTGGACCTGAAGGAGCGCATCGGATCGGGCCGATTCCGCGAGGATCTGTACTACCGGCTCGCGGTCATCCCGGTGCACCTGCCGCCGCTCCGGCAGCGCAAGGAGGACATCCCGCTGCTCGCGTACCACTTCTTGCACAAGTACGCGCGGCGCAGCGGGCGCGAGATCAAGCGCATCGGGGTCGAGGCCTTGCGGCTTCTGCGCGAGCAGCCCTGGCCCGGCAACGTGCGGCAGCTCGAGAACGCGATCGAGCACGCGGTGGTGATGGCGCGCGGCGACTCGATCATGCCCGGCGATCTGCCGTTCGGCCGCGAGGACGCCTCGAGCGCCGAGGAGGGCACGGGCAGCGCGGGGATGATCGGGGGCATCGACGACGCGCTCGCGGACTTGCCTTACGCCGAGGCGAAGGACCGCGCGGGGCTCGCCTTCGACGGGGCCTACGTCGAGCGCTTGATGAAGCGCACGGGGGGCAACGTGAGCGAGGCGGCGCGCCAGGCGGGGATGGATCGCTCGAACTTCAGAAGGCTCCTCAAGAAGGTGCGCGGCGCGGGAAAGAAAGACGAGCCCGAGCCGGAGGAGTAG
- a CDS encoding TolC family protein: protein MGLGRGIRLLSAAIATIALALGPASAEAATESAYDLRKILLLADKNHPNILAARARLDGVRAQLDEAKTAPFSQFRMSGGVGLAPTVLGNNVFSPNTDVSLTSSLGLAWRASIDGVIPLWTFGKITNLWDAASANVRLNQATVEKERDAVRLDVRRAYFGLQLARDSALLLREVRKEIDKAAAKLKEAVDEDEGDPIELLKLQTYAAELEVREAEVERYTTIALAGLRFFTGVPNLDIPDAPLKPPAHKLGHVTRYLAAARLYRPELAMARAGIDARTAQVNLARAQLFPDIGIGLSAAIARAPEVANQINPFTNDPANYFSYGAAFVFQWKLDALPQSARIRFAEAQLEEVRALERFALGGAGVEVETAYAEVVDWQKRLEAYSKATSYARRWLVMIQQGIDVGTREEKEVLDPAKAYATNRFSALNATMELDLAMSRLAKATGWDAIAPDGL from the coding sequence ATGGGTCTCGGGCGCGGTATTCGGCTCTTATCGGCGGCGATTGCGACGATCGCGCTCGCGCTCGGGCCAGCCTCGGCCGAGGCGGCGACGGAGAGCGCCTACGATCTGCGCAAGATCCTCCTGCTCGCCGACAAGAACCACCCGAACATCCTCGCCGCGCGCGCCAGGCTCGACGGGGTGCGGGCGCAGCTCGACGAGGCCAAGACCGCGCCTTTCAGCCAGTTCAGGATGAGCGGCGGCGTGGGCCTTGCGCCGACGGTGCTCGGCAACAACGTCTTCAGCCCGAACACCGACGTGTCGCTGACCTCGAGCCTCGGCCTCGCCTGGCGCGCGAGCATCGACGGCGTGATCCCGCTCTGGACCTTCGGCAAGATCACGAACCTGTGGGATGCCGCGTCGGCGAACGTGCGCCTGAACCAGGCGACGGTCGAGAAGGAGCGCGACGCGGTGCGCCTCGACGTGCGAAGGGCCTATTTCGGCCTGCAGCTCGCGCGCGACTCGGCCCTGCTCCTGCGCGAGGTGCGCAAGGAGATCGACAAGGCCGCGGCGAAGCTCAAAGAGGCCGTCGACGAGGACGAGGGCGATCCGATCGAGCTGCTCAAGCTGCAAACCTACGCGGCCGAGCTCGAGGTGCGCGAGGCCGAGGTCGAGCGCTACACGACCATCGCCCTCGCCGGCCTGCGCTTCTTCACGGGCGTGCCGAACCTCGACATCCCCGACGCGCCGCTCAAGCCCCCGGCGCACAAGCTCGGCCACGTGACGCGATATCTCGCCGCCGCGCGCCTGTATCGTCCGGAGCTCGCGATGGCCCGCGCGGGCATCGACGCCCGCACCGCGCAGGTGAACCTGGCCCGCGCGCAGCTCTTCCCGGACATCGGCATCGGGCTGAGCGCCGCCATTGCCCGCGCCCCCGAGGTCGCCAACCAGATCAACCCATTCACGAACGACCCGGCCAACTACTTCTCGTACGGCGCCGCGTTCGTCTTTCAATGGAAGCTCGACGCATTGCCGCAGAGCGCGCGCATCCGCTTCGCCGAGGCGCAGCTCGAGGAGGTGCGCGCCCTCGAGCGCTTCGCCCTGGGCGGGGCCGGTGTCGAGGTGGAGACGGCCTACGCCGAGGTCGTCGACTGGCAGAAGCGGCTCGAGGCGTATTCGAAGGCCACCTCGTACGCGCGCCGCTGGCTCGTCATGATCCAGCAAGGCATCGACGTCGGCACGCGCGAGGAGAAAGAGGTCCTCGACCCGGCGAAGGCGTACGCGACGAACCGATTCAGCGCGCTGAATGCGACGATGGAGCTCGACCTGGCCATGTCGAGGCTCGCGAAGGCGACGGGGTGGGACGCGATCGCGCCGGATGGGTTGTAG
- a CDS encoding CcmD family protein: MRQQSPILLALQAQPSPGGAPSKAEDRSATFQPVQGGNEMQSGERLLVEAYAAIWVIVFVFLALMFRRQRRLDQRIEALDDALRRVRAGSAKG; the protein is encoded by the coding sequence ATGCGACAACAAAGCCCCATCCTGCTCGCCCTCCAGGCCCAGCCGAGCCCCGGCGGCGCGCCCTCCAAGGCCGAGGATCGCTCGGCCACCTTCCAGCCCGTGCAGGGCGGCAACGAGATGCAGAGCGGCGAGCGCCTGCTCGTCGAGGCCTACGCCGCCATCTGGGTCATCGTGTTCGTCTTCCTGGCCCTGATGTTCCGGCGCCAGCGAAGGCTCGATCAGCGCATCGAGGCGCTCGACGACGCCCTCCGCCGCGTCCGCGCCGGCAGCGCCAAGGGATAG
- a CDS encoding cytochrome c biogenesis protein, translating to MSEPTASVPHAARTGAREGGEIAFYALLALAAAACLVTIHLIFLKAPVEATMGIVQKIFYFHVPAAYAMYVGATVCFVGSAGYLARGTRLWDALARAGAEVAVTMGMMVLISGPLWAAKAWGVYWTWDPRLTTSMLSVLIYVAYVVLRAFAGDGESERKFAAALGVLGAANLPIIHYSVQKWGGNHPKVITTGGGGLQHPDMKLCLALGFLTFTLLAAVLVWTRVRIELAASRLAEKEEEAIELGAVED from the coding sequence ATGAGCGAGCCCACGGCATCCGTCCCGCACGCCGCCCGCACTGGCGCACGCGAAGGAGGCGAAATCGCCTTCTACGCGCTGCTCGCGCTGGCCGCGGCCGCTTGCCTGGTGACCATCCACCTGATCTTCCTGAAGGCGCCCGTGGAAGCCACCATGGGTATCGTCCAGAAGATCTTCTACTTCCACGTTCCCGCGGCCTACGCGATGTACGTGGGCGCTACCGTGTGCTTCGTCGGTTCGGCGGGCTACCTCGCGCGCGGGACGCGCTTGTGGGACGCGCTCGCCCGCGCAGGCGCAGAGGTCGCGGTGACCATGGGGATGATGGTCCTCATCTCCGGGCCGCTGTGGGCCGCGAAGGCGTGGGGCGTCTACTGGACGTGGGACCCGCGCCTGACCACGTCGATGCTGAGCGTGCTCATCTACGTCGCCTACGTGGTGCTGCGCGCGTTCGCGGGCGACGGCGAGTCCGAGCGCAAGTTCGCCGCAGCCCTCGGCGTGCTCGGCGCGGCAAACCTGCCCATCATCCACTACTCGGTGCAGAAGTGGGGCGGCAACCACCCGAAGGTCATCACCACGGGCGGCGGCGGCCTGCAGCACCCGGACATGAAGCTGTGCCTCGCGCTCGGCTTCCTGACGTTCACGCTCCTCGCAGCCGTGCTCGTCTGGACGCGCGTGCGCATCGAGCTCGCCGCCTCGCGCCTCGCCGAGAAAGAAGAAGAGGCCATCGAGCTCGGAGCCGTGGAGGACTGA
- a CDS encoding serine/threonine-protein kinase — translation MADTSAEQEQELPQGFRPGTIVDGRYRVLRLIGGGGNGLVHEVEHTRTGQRLALKSLLDPTTYQRLETEARATSLLRSPRAVKIVDMGMSATEGPYLVMELLTGQSLRELIHEAGQLPLELTVNIALQVGECLAEAHAAGIVHRDLKPDNIHLAPGGQPGQYDVKVLDFGIVKMANEGPAAGGMTRTGSTVGTPYYMSLEQLRNPRGVDGRSDLYSLGVVLYECLTGRKPYDADTIGDLVYALCSGPPTDIARLRPDLPPLVCRAIMRALSPNREGRQNSILELCAELVPFGDGALGAWLHEPPQAPPSPPPGGPIKPFGALAPAAVRPTANTEMMDPAEGPPPNPGPPPPPPSAPRASPPPSPFARDSEPRDTPTTFYVKPDKPELPERLPDSQRTQMITPDDPNPGPGPRFAPAAGRGIEDPTTSPLSGQQGPGAPTSQPGKFSSTKTTPFLAMPPLPSEVGLATAPLPSPGMPGASGVYVPSGGMPPTPSTSGVFAAPGSPQAAGGAFGPPGAQGMPPMVPPMGGQPMANPYGGPPPAWMAMPGQAPVQPTGFVDKLKVAWMKATPREQLIIAVGSASVFVTLMLILLWILVR, via the coding sequence ATGGCCGACACGAGCGCCGAGCAAGAGCAGGAGCTGCCGCAGGGGTTTCGACCCGGGACCATCGTCGATGGTCGCTACCGGGTCTTGCGCCTCATCGGTGGCGGGGGAAATGGGCTCGTCCACGAGGTCGAGCACACCCGAACAGGGCAGCGCCTGGCGCTGAAATCCCTCCTGGATCCAACCACCTACCAGCGCCTCGAGACCGAGGCGCGCGCGACGAGCCTGCTGCGCAGCCCGCGCGCCGTGAAGATCGTGGACATGGGCATGTCCGCGACCGAGGGGCCCTACCTCGTGATGGAGCTGCTCACGGGCCAGAGCCTGCGCGAGCTCATCCACGAGGCGGGACAGCTCCCGCTCGAGCTCACGGTGAACATCGCGCTGCAGGTGGGCGAGTGCCTCGCCGAGGCGCACGCGGCGGGCATCGTTCATCGCGATCTCAAGCCCGACAACATCCACCTCGCGCCGGGTGGGCAGCCGGGCCAGTACGACGTCAAGGTCCTCGACTTCGGCATCGTGAAGATGGCGAACGAGGGGCCGGCGGCGGGCGGCATGACGCGCACGGGATCGACCGTGGGCACGCCGTACTACATGAGCCTCGAGCAGCTCCGCAACCCGCGCGGCGTCGACGGCCGGAGCGATCTCTACTCGCTCGGCGTCGTGCTCTACGAGTGCCTGACGGGCCGCAAGCCCTACGACGCCGACACGATCGGCGATCTCGTCTACGCGCTCTGCTCGGGCCCGCCCACGGACATCGCGCGGCTGCGGCCCGATCTGCCGCCGCTCGTCTGTCGCGCGATCATGCGCGCGCTCTCGCCGAACCGCGAGGGCCGGCAGAACAGCATCCTCGAGCTGTGCGCCGAGCTCGTGCCCTTCGGCGATGGGGCGCTCGGCGCGTGGCTGCACGAGCCGCCGCAAGCGCCTCCGTCTCCGCCGCCGGGTGGGCCGATCAAGCCCTTCGGGGCGCTCGCGCCTGCGGCCGTGCGTCCGACGGCGAACACCGAGATGATGGATCCGGCCGAGGGCCCGCCGCCGAACCCGGGCCCGCCGCCGCCGCCGCCGTCTGCGCCGCGCGCGTCGCCGCCGCCCTCGCCGTTCGCGCGCGACAGCGAGCCGCGCGACACGCCGACGACGTTCTACGTCAAGCCCGACAAGCCCGAGCTGCCCGAGCGCCTGCCCGACAGCCAGCGCACGCAGATGATCACCCCCGACGATCCGAACCCGGGGCCTGGGCCGCGGTTCGCCCCGGCGGCAGGAAGGGGCATCGAGGATCCGACGACGTCGCCGCTGTCCGGCCAGCAAGGGCCTGGGGCGCCGACATCGCAGCCTGGAAAGTTCAGCAGCACGAAGACCACGCCGTTCCTGGCCATGCCGCCGCTGCCGTCGGAGGTGGGGCTCGCGACGGCGCCGCTGCCTTCGCCGGGGATGCCTGGCGCGTCGGGCGTGTACGTGCCTTCGGGCGGCATGCCGCCGACGCCGAGCACGTCGGGGGTCTTCGCGGCGCCTGGCAGCCCGCAAGCTGCGGGGGGCGCGTTCGGGCCTCCCGGGGCGCAGGGGATGCCGCCGATGGTTCCGCCGATGGGCGGCCAGCCGATGGCCAATCCTTACGGCGGGCCGCCGCCTGCGTGGATGGCGATGCCGGGCCAGGCGCCCGTGCAGCCGACGGGTTTTGTCGACAAACTCAAGGTGGCCTGGATGAAGGCCACGCCGCGCGAGCAGCTCATCATCGCGGTGGGCAGCGCGAGCGTGTTCGTGACCCTGATGCTCATCCTGCTCTGGATCCTCGTGCGCTGA
- a CDS encoding diguanylate cyclase, whose product MPTDRPQGRPASSEGQDLGPARIVIADDDKLHRDTLAIALRSAGHAVEAFEDGQEAVDRVAQGGIHLVMLDVVMPRLSGLEACRLLKGMSSEAFLPVMLVTGKTDAASRIEGLKIGADDYVCKPFDADELLARVGAMLRLKRMHDHLASERQKLERMSVVDEATGLYNYRFLNARIPQEFKRAEKMHEPFACLVADIDRLRGINEAHGKGAGDAVIRGVADTLRRSARDGDVVARYGGEEFLLILPGTHFAGAVAMAERIWRECSEMLVDHEGRKMRITVSVGASLYPSRDIRTKEALLRAADAALVQAKREGGNRICVYQQQGYIFTPVSGARVVGPPSTAEPSPTTRDPWGKKPV is encoded by the coding sequence GTGCCGACCGATAGACCTCAGGGAAGACCAGCCTCGTCGGAGGGACAGGACCTGGGTCCGGCCCGCATCGTCATCGCCGACGACGACAAGCTGCACCGCGACACGCTCGCCATCGCGCTGCGCAGCGCCGGCCACGCGGTGGAGGCGTTCGAGGACGGCCAGGAGGCCGTCGACCGCGTCGCGCAAGGCGGCATCCACCTCGTGATGCTCGACGTGGTCATGCCCCGGCTGAGCGGCCTCGAGGCCTGCCGTCTGCTCAAGGGCATGAGCTCCGAGGCGTTCCTCCCCGTGATGCTGGTGACGGGCAAGACCGACGCGGCGAGCCGCATCGAGGGGCTCAAGATCGGCGCCGACGACTACGTCTGCAAGCCCTTCGACGCCGACGAGCTGCTGGCGCGCGTGGGGGCGATGCTGCGGCTCAAGCGCATGCACGACCACCTCGCCTCCGAGCGGCAGAAGCTAGAGCGTATGAGCGTCGTCGACGAGGCGACGGGCCTTTACAACTACCGCTTCCTGAACGCGCGCATCCCGCAGGAGTTCAAGCGCGCCGAGAAGATGCACGAGCCCTTCGCCTGCCTCGTCGCCGACATCGACAGGCTGCGCGGGATCAACGAGGCGCACGGCAAAGGGGCAGGAGACGCGGTGATCCGCGGCGTCGCCGACACGCTCCGCCGATCGGCGCGCGACGGCGACGTGGTGGCCCGCTACGGCGGCGAGGAGTTCTTGCTCATCCTGCCGGGCACGCACTTCGCGGGAGCCGTGGCCATGGCCGAGCGCATCTGGCGCGAGTGCTCCGAGATGCTCGTCGACCACGAGGGGCGCAAGATGCGCATCACCGTCTCGGTGGGCGCCTCGCTCTACCCCTCGCGCGACATCCGCACCAAAGAGGCGCTGCTTCGCGCGGCGGACGCGGCGCTCGTGCAGGCCAAGCGCGAGGGCGGCAACCGCATCTGCGTCTACCAGCAGCAGGGCTACATCTTCACGCCCGTGAGCGGGGCGCGCGTCGTCGGCCCGCCCTCCACCGCCGAGCCGAGCCCCACGACGCGCGATCCATGGGGGAAGAAGCCCGTATGA